In the genome of Schistocerca piceifrons isolate TAMUIC-IGC-003096 chromosome X, iqSchPice1.1, whole genome shotgun sequence, one region contains:
- the LOC124722408 gene encoding vitellogenin-1-like encodes MWAVILLGLLVGATASEQPSLWKPGYEYVYNVTATSLTALNQLANQWSGVTYNVTLVARPRSPRELQLRIYNAIYSRIHANLSGGFDNPIPEEYLHWKPLRLSKAPFDVLYKDGEIVDMLVDCSLTDAEVNQLKALASMFQVDIDPEKGSIFKKYEQTVTGDCMTQYARTPIPRYLLQSEQKIDLPEIIDGKAKLIDVTKELNNSRCRDDRLYYFGLDEKPFNSSSAPSLAHSSNSRAIVANMSQNNYLLGYAESTEKIVVSPFFYNQQKGMIASTVRAVLTEHFRLRKVVQAPTPECRTGGLLYNHVDSSEGRAHLTESGSVEDREQQSDEALESSESAAASYEAPRRYRRAVSPYQQHLPEPGLKKPPHHPYEALFVAVGGKSVLYDRQVNASRVAISLARDIGEALYDPLLIAPKEALSKFPLLISLLRVFDEISLKRITEKLYSEQSPENPSSEYAWRAYYMALAQAGTGPALLNLIQIIDEEMISGRAAAEAFASIPKTARTPIPGYVKQVFKFATGDASDKYPLNITAILAATELIHLAQVSNVSNSRYPKDNYEDLLGEYNPEYVKQLEDKLRRAVEDAYSPNIQLYIRALGNIGHPDIVKVFKPYLEGRRPVSTFQRFMMVMSLDKLAEAYPEIAQNIFLQLFQNTGETHEIRCASALLLVATNPPASVLQELAHFSNLDHNTQVKAAVKSIIQSAVSLLRPEDSELAVAAKSALNLLTTEEYGLDKSFGDISSAVVEDFDLAYKQLSAFIGSVDSYVHSAASVKLQKFHGPLISHRSEVTSMVSSVRQLVRVLLNQTSESEPSSASDPARKLNIQRNVSEPLEGNILLDFFASKSFVAYDNITIELLKEFIQDELQDLRVGNSYNKTILANSASASIGLPSILGLPCNIKFDAPALVSIQVNATAEIHPDIEKLLSEPQQRLQSLSVKSEIQATYASQLNSKINIIFPLEKKVYESSLVQNLQVYVPVKLHISHNLPQNLTTIKVQPLDKNQKYPLVRASRAPTTAVWSPIPLINAGENRRIVHVRPAVQAQRVFGKDSTGMAFIVDYKSEAEFIDREAAADHAKKFDVWSSVYFPWASDEIYYYNHTLYYAPEESSAKDVTIQIRALKKEYTKFFPGLESRSEEQSLESDDEEEPRSYRSMQRRHPKFHHKRAADSSDEDNYEQLVNQMKNRKLANADLFVKPLEQSLESFEKGILERGTSYILEMRVLFEQPGGGDYRLSLMHSRNTLRAVTLSDAEYWSKPARGRIYQASAEAIGLFPLLPEMNFEKAYSSNPNSTISFSYLSEYEGAKKSHIFAEFKAGRSERLKVQIGKSGIAKKCREQMREGNNILYACRNATEQSGLLDYFSVKGSFDDLSLGFINSTYHVYSYARHLLYPFISEIPDLRAAHQVTSGRFDGHLWFSPKWDSFNASLNVPALSTNFTDVRGWPKGKVHLWLPHPSRHVAEKLSRGYQHRYVAPACSLDKRNMTTFDNLTIPLELPECWTLILSLVPKPVYDEELSYVNKFKIQIGKHYIEQDSTKYIVVDRMKHNLRSDETTHVDVDGAVFAVGALLPSGSSWLSVPLYGLSLHYDGERALLLVNETYKDSARGLCGTYDGETVTDLTIPENCILKDPRHFVARYVIPETCQVDSVKRLQSEANNVPCYPYEIFPADNIVARQYPSPYRAAARSVDSDESSASDEESASRESRSYKSPGNLRPVKVVKALEHAGKLAFSIQKVKQCLPPLVADKVEWRKIPYHFINKTSAGLHWFQQVKKSPQNFDFSQKSKNAEIRTEIHLSCRQP; translated from the exons ATGTGGGCCGTGATCCTCTTGGGGCTCCTCG tcgGGGCAACTGCGTCCGAACAGCCAAGCC TATGGAAACCGGGATATGAATACGTGTACAACGTTACTGCCACAAGTTTGACCGCACTAAACCAGCTAGCAAACCAATGGAGTGGTGTAACCTACAATGTCACCCTGGTTGCCAGGCCGAGATCGCCGAGAGAGCTTCAGCTGCGG ATCTACAACGCAATCTACAGCAGAATACATGCAAATCTCTCTGGAGGATTTGACAATCCTATCCCAGAAGAATATTTGCATTGGAAGCCTCTGAGGCTATCGAAGGCTCCTTTCGACGTGCTCTACAAGGATGGAGAG ATCGTCGATATGCTCGTCGACTGTTCGCTCACTGATGCAGAAGTTAATCAGCTGAAAGCTCTTGCCAGTATGTTCCAAGTAGACATCGATCCAGAGAAAGGGTCGATATTTAAGAAGTACGAG CAAACTGTAACTGGAGACTGTATGACTCAATACGCCAGAACTCCGATTCCGAGGTACCTCCTCCAGAGTGAACAAAAGATTGATCTACCCGAAATCATCGACGGTAAAGCCAAACTAATAGACGTCACGAAAGAGCTAAACAACTCAAGGTGCCGTGACGACCGCCTTTACTACTTCGGTCTGGACGAGAAACCCTTCAACAGTAGCTCAGCACCGTCTCTGGCT CATTCGTCCAACAGCAGAGCTATTGTGGCTAACATGTCACAAAACAACTACCTCCTGGGTTACGCGGAGTCAACAGAAAAGATTGTTGTCAGTCCTTTCTTCTACAACCAACAGAAGGGAATGATTGCGAGCACCGTGCGTGCGGTTCTGACTGAACACTTCCGCCTCCGCAAGGTAGTTCAAGCTCCTACCCCCGAATGCCGCACCGGAGGTCTCCTGTACAACCACGTTGACTCTTCTGAGGGCAGAGCTCATCTTACCGAGTCTGGCAGCGTAGAAGATCGTGAACAACAGTCAGACGAAGCACTAGAAAGTTCAGAAAGTGCCGCAGCTAGTTACGAGGCGCCGAGGAGATACCGGCGAGCAGTTAGTCCATACCAACAACATCTGCCAGAGCCTGGACTGAAAAAGCCACCACACCACCCGTATGAGGCTCTTTTCGTGGCTGTAGGAGGTAAATCTGTACTCTATGACCGACAAGTAAATGCCTCTCGCGTAGCTATTTCATTGGCCAGAGATATTGGCGAAGCACTCTACGATCCACTCTTGATTGCACCAAAAGAAGCCTTATCAAAATTCCCGCTATTGATAAGCCTTCTCCGAGTATTCGACGAGATCAGTCTTAAACGCATTACTGAAAAACTATACAGTGAACAGTCTCCAGAAAATCCGAGCTCGGAGTATGCATG GAGAGCGTACTATATGGCTCTCGCACAAGCTGGTACTGGCCCTGCTCTCCTGAATCTCATCCAGATCATCGATGAAGAAATGATCAGTGGAAGAGCCGCCGCCGAAGCTTTTGCATCCATCCCTAAAACAGCTCGTACACCTATTCCGGGATACGTCAAGCAGGTCTTC AAATTTGCCACCGGAGATGCATCTGACAAGTACCCGCTGAACATCACTGCAATACTGGCCGCCACTGAACTCATCCATTTGGCCCAAGTGAGCAATGTATCCAATTCACGCTACCCGAAAGATAACTATGAAGACTTGCTGGGTGAATATAACCCCGAATACGTGAAACAGTTGGAAGACAAGCTGAGGCGCGCTGTAGAAGACGCTTACAGCCCGAATATTCAACTGTACATCAGGGCCCTCGGCAACATTGGACATCCAGACATCGTGAAAGTCTTTAAACCTTACTTGGAAGGACGCAGACCCGTTTCTACCTTCCAGCGATTTATGATGGTCATGTCACTGGACAAACTTGCCGAAGCTTATCCAGAGATAGCGCAGAACATATTCCTGCAGCTCTTCCAGAACACTGGAGAAACGCACGAGATCAGATGTGCTTCGGCTCTGTTGTTGGTGGCGACGAACCCGCCGGCTAGCGTCCTGCAGGAACTGGCTCATTTCTCAAACCTCGACCATAACACCCAGGTGAAAGCAGCAGTCAAGAGCATAATACAGTCAGCCGTCAGCCTACTTCGGCCCGAGGACTCTGAGCT TGCTGTGGCTGCCAAATCTGCCCTTAATTTGTTGACAACGGAAGAATATGGACTGGACAAGTCCTTTGGAGATATCAGCAGCGCCGTTGTTGAGGACTTCGACTTGGCATACAAGCAATTATCGGCATTTATCGGCAGCGTGGACAGTTACGTACACAGTGCGGCTTCAGTGAAACTTCAGAAGTTCCACGGCCCGCTCATCAGTCACCGTTCAGAG GTAACCTCGATGGTCAGCAGCGTTCGGCAGCTGGTAAGAGTTTTACTAAATCAGACGAGCGAATCCGAACCTTCATCGGCCAGCGACCCTGCAAGAAAGCTAAACATACAGAGAAACGTCAGCGAACCTCTCGAGGGCAACATCCTTCTCGATTTTTTTGCATCGAAATCATTTGTAGCGTACGACAACATCACCATTGAGCTGCTTAAAGAAT TTATCCAGGACGAGCTCCAAGACCTACGCGTTGGCAACAGCTACAACAAAACAATTCTGGCGAACTCAGCATCGGCCAGCATAGGTCTTCCTTCAATACTGGGTTTGCCATGCAATATAAAATTCGACGCCCCTGCATTAGTTTCGATTCAGGTGAATGCGACGGCTGAGATTCACCCAGACATTGAGAAGCTCTTGTCGGAACCCCAACAGCGTCTCCAGTCCCTAAGTGTAAAGTCTGAAATCCAGGCCAC GTACGCTTCACAACTGAACTCCAAGATCAATATCATCTTCCCACTCGAGAAGAAAGTGTACGAGTCATCGCTCGTGCAGAATCTACAGGTTTACGTTCCGGTGAAGTTGCATATTTCCCACAATCTGCCGCAGAATCTTACGACGATTAAGGTCCAGCCACTAGACAAGAACCAAAAATACCCACTCGTCCGCGCGAGCCGCGCACCTACCACCGCTGTGTGGTCGCCGATCCCACTCATCAACGCCGGTGAAAACCGCCGCATCGTACACGTGAGGCCAGCGGTGCAG GCTCAGCGCGTGTTTGGTAAGGACTCAACTGGAATGGCCTTCATCGTAGACTACAAGTCTGAAGCTGAATTCATTGACAGGGAGGCTGCAGCCGATCACGCAAAGAAATTCGACGTTTGGTCGAGTGTATACTTCCCATGGGCTTCGGATGAAATTTATTACTACAACCACACACTCTACTACGCACCAGAAGAATCGTCGGCCAAGGACGTTACGATACAAATTAGAGCTC TCAAGAAGGAGTACACGAAATTCTTTCCGGGCCTGGAGAGCAGGAGTGAAGAGCAGTCTTTGGAGTCAGACGATGAAGAGGAGCCACGAAGCTACAGGTCCATGCAGAGACGTCATCCAAAATTCCATCACAAGAGGGCAGCAGATTCTTCTGACGAGGACAATTATGAACAGCTTGTGAATCAAATGAAGAACAGGAAGCTTGCAAACGCCGATTTGTTTGTAAAACCGCTGGAACAGAGTCTGGAATCCTTTGAAAAGGGCATTTTAGAAC GTGGAACATCTTACATCCTTGAAATGAGAGTGTTGTTCGAGCAGCCTGGTGGTGGGGATTACCGTTTGTCACTGATGCATTCTCGTAACACTCTCAGAGCTGTTACATTATCAGACGCGGAATATTGGTCCAAACCAGCAAGAGGACGCATTTACCAG GCGTCTGCTGAAGCGATTGGTTTATTCCCACTGTTGCCCGAAATGAACTTCGAAAAGGCGTACAGTTCCAACCCTAACTCAACTATATCCTTTTCGTATCTCTCAGAATATGAAGGTGCCAAGAAGTCGCATATCTTTGCAGAG TTCAAAGCAGGGCGCAGCGAAAGGTTGAAGGTACAGATCGGCAAGAGTGGCATCGCCAAGAAATGTCGTGAACAAATGCGAGAAGGAAACAACATTTTGTACGCATGCCGAAACGCCACAGAGCAGTCAGGATTGCTCGACTACTTTTCCGTCAAGGGAAGCTTCGACGACTTGTCTCTGGGATTCATTAACAGCACTTACCACGTATACTCATATGCCAGGCACCTATTGTACCCGTTCATTTCTGAAATACCGGATCTGAGAGCTGCCCACCAGGTGACGAGCGGCAGATTTGACGGGCATCTGTGGTTCTCCCCGAAATGGGATTCTTTCAACGCCTCCCTGAACGTACCAGCCTTGTCGACGAACTTCACTGACGTCAGAGGATGGCCAAAAGGCAAAGTCCATCTGTGGCTGCCGCATCCATCACGACACGTTGCTGAGAAGCTCTCCAGAGGATACCAACATCGTTACGTCGCTC CTGCATGTTCCTTGGACAAGCGCAACATGACAACATTCGACAACCTGACTATACCGCTCGAGTTGCCCGAATGCTGGACTCTGATTCTATCACTTGTACCGAAACCAGTCTATGACGAAGAATTAAGCTACGTAAAC AAATTCAAGATACAAATCGGAAAACACTATATTGAGCAAGATTCAACGAAGTACATTGTAGTAGACCGCATGAAGCATAACCTACGTTCTGATGAAACAACGCACGTGGATGTGGATGGAGCAGTGTTCGCAGTGGGTGCGCTCCTACCCAGTGGCAGCAGCTGGCTGTCCGTGCCGCTGTACGGCCTAAGTCTGCACTACGATGGAGAACGAGCCCTGTTGCTGGTCAACGAGACCTACAAGGACTCTGCCAGAGGTCTTTGCGGTACCTACGATGGCGAAACGGTGACCGACTTGACCATCCCCGAGAACTGTATCTTGAAGGACCCTCGCCATTTCGTCGCACGCTACGTCATTCCGGAGACCTGCCAAGTCGACAGTGTCAAGCGCTTGCAGTCAGAGGCGAATAACGTTCCCTGCTACCCGTACGAAATCTTTCCGGCTGACAACATCGTCGCCAGGCAATATCCCAGCCCTTACAGAGCTGCTGCACGTAGCGTGGACAGTGACGAATCATCCGCTAGCGACGAAGAATCTGCTTCTCGTGAATCGCGCAGCTACAAGTCTCCGGGCAACCTCCGTCCGGTGAAGGTTGTCAAGGCACTGGAGCACGCGGGCAAGTTGGCGTTCAGCATTCAGAAGGTTAAACAGTGCTTGCCGCCTCTAGTGGCTGACAAGGTGGAGTGGAGGAAAATCCCATACCACTTCATCAACAAAACCTCTGCTGGCCTCCACTGGTTCCAACAAGTGAAGAAGTCGCCACAGAACTTCGATTTCAGCCAGAAGTCGAAGAACGCCGAAATACGCACCGAAATCCACTTGTCATGCAGACAACCATGA